From one Novosphingobium sp. genomic stretch:
- a CDS encoding pyridoxal phosphate-dependent aminotransferase, with translation MTDTTISNALARIQPSQTNAMTDRAFELRAAGADIISLSVGEPDFPTPPHVIEAATAAMLAGETRYTAVAGTAKLREAAALHFQRDLGITVAPAQVLVSTGGKQSVFLCLTATLNPGDEVVVPAPWWVSYSEIVHFSDAEVVKVATTPASRFRMSAEQLEAAITPKTRWLLLNSPGNPTGATYSAQDLLGFAEVLRRHPRVLVMSDDIYAPLRYGQGPHATLAALAPDLAERILTISGVSKSHAMTGFRIGVSAGPQWLISAMTRLQSHITGNACTISQAAAVAAFTGPQDFLLDWRERFRARRDAVVAAINAIPGLSTPVPDGAFYCMVDATPHMARFGDDNALAMHLLEHGVAVVAASAFGGQDGFRISFAADDAVLQTAIARIAKALESQ, from the coding sequence ATGACCGATACGACGATTTCAAACGCCCTGGCCCGTATCCAGCCCTCGCAGACCAATGCGATGACCGACCGCGCCTTCGAATTGCGCGCCGCCGGGGCCGACATCATCTCGCTCTCGGTGGGCGAGCCCGACTTCCCCACCCCGCCCCATGTGATCGAGGCCGCCACCGCCGCTATGCTGGCCGGCGAAACGCGCTACACCGCCGTGGCAGGCACCGCGAAACTGCGCGAAGCAGCCGCGCTGCATTTCCAGCGCGATCTGGGGATCACCGTGGCGCCCGCTCAGGTGCTGGTCTCCACCGGCGGCAAGCAGTCGGTGTTTCTGTGCCTGACCGCCACGCTGAACCCCGGCGACGAGGTGGTGGTGCCCGCACCATGGTGGGTGTCCTACTCCGAAATCGTGCATTTCTCCGATGCCGAGGTGGTGAAGGTCGCCACCACCCCCGCCAGCCGCTTCCGCATGAGCGCGGAGCAACTTGAGGCGGCCATCACGCCGAAAACCCGCTGGCTGCTGCTCAACAGCCCCGGCAATCCCACCGGCGCCACCTACAGCGCGCAGGACCTGCTGGGCTTTGCCGAGGTGCTGCGCCGCCACCCCCGCGTGCTGGTGATGAGCGACGATATCTACGCCCCGCTGCGCTATGGGCAGGGCCCGCATGCCACGCTGGCGGCCCTCGCCCCCGATCTGGCCGAGCGTATCCTCACCATCTCGGGCGTGTCGAAGAGCCATGCCATGACCGGCTTTCGCATCGGCGTCTCCGCCGGTCCGCAATGGCTGATCAGCGCCATGACCCGCCTGCAAAGCCATATCACCGGCAATGCCTGCACCATCAGCCAGGCCGCCGCCGTCGCCGCCTTCACCGGCCCGCAGGACTTCCTGCTCGACTGGCGCGAACGCTTCCGCGCCCGCCGCGACGCCGTGGTCGCCGCGATCAACGCCATCCCCGGCCTCTCGACCCCCGTGCCCGACGGCGCCTTCTATTGCATGGTGGACGCCACGCCCCATATGGCGCGCTTCGGTGACGACAATGCGCTGGCCATGCATCTGCTCGAGCATGGCGTGGCCGTGGTCGCCGCATCGGCCTTCGGCGGGCAGGATGGCTTCCGCATCTCCTTCGCCGCCGACGACGCCGTCCTTCAAACCGCCATCGCGCGCATAGCCAAAGCACTGGAATCACAATGA
- a CDS encoding RluA family pseudouridine synthase: MTLPILFEDGEALVIDKPAGLPLDMPRAGGVSLENHLDSLRFGFARAPAPVHRLDRDTSGCLLLARNPKALKRFSAAFEERVVEKVYLGIVAGKIEQDKGVIELALSKISSAAAGWRMIPAKKGKPALTRWRKLAENEAGTLVEFRPETGRTHQIRVHALHGLGIALLGDPIYGERLSTGATAPRTMLHASSLQVPRPGKDPIMAHAPLPGDFLSLGFAV; encoded by the coding sequence ATGACCCTCCCCATCCTCTTCGAAGACGGCGAGGCGCTCGTGATCGACAAGCCCGCCGGCCTGCCACTCGACATGCCCCGCGCGGGCGGTGTCAGCCTTGAGAATCATCTCGATTCGCTGCGCTTCGGCTTTGCCCGCGCCCCCGCGCCCGTCCACCGGCTGGACCGCGACACCTCCGGCTGTCTGCTGCTGGCCCGCAACCCCAAGGCGCTCAAGCGCTTTTCCGCCGCCTTCGAGGAGCGCGTGGTGGAGAAGGTCTATCTCGGCATCGTCGCGGGCAAGATCGAGCAGGACAAGGGCGTGATCGAACTGGCCCTCTCCAAGATTTCCAGCGCGGCGGCGGGCTGGCGCATGATCCCGGCGAAAAAGGGCAAGCCCGCCCTCACCCGGTGGCGCAAGCTGGCCGAGAATGAGGCCGGTACGCTGGTCGAATTCCGCCCCGAAACCGGCCGCACCCACCAGATCCGCGTCCATGCCCTCCATGGCCTGGGCATCGCGCTGCTGGGCGACCCGATCTATGGCGAGCGCCTCTCCACCGGCGCCACGGCGCCCCGCACCATGCTCCACGCCTCCAGCCTGCAGGTGCCGCGCCCCGGCAAGGACCCCATCATGGCCCACGCCCCGCTGCCCGGCGACTTCCTCTCGCTGGGCTTCGCGGTGTGA
- the pabB gene encoding aminodeoxychorismate synthase component I has protein sequence MPANQPFDRNAPFVLLDDAKSQGAGPARLYSKPYEVVIARNADEVTPALARLEALRQEGAALAGYAAYEAGLALEPRLAAQTQRRSGGEGPLLWFGAFVGWQEIAAPDVPAWLAAQARDERSTIGPMAPGISPGAYARGFARLKQAIADGDIYQANYTFPLYGPWQGDPLALYALLRGKGGGAYGALIFDGGGWLLSHSPELFFTCDDGLLTARPMKGTRPRGATPEDDAALRADLAGSTKDRAENLMILDLMRNDLSRIAVPGSVKVPEPFAIESYPSVHQMVSAIEARLLPDHSPIDVLRALFPCGSVTGAPKIRAMELIEAVEPSPRGVYCGAIGHIDPAVSVAPGARNKERTGRAAFNVAIRTLRLTGEDSAPSATARHGRAVLGVGSAVVADSALWSEWRECLVKGGFVHQPVHAETGHAAQIDLIETMRFTPEEGMALLEFHLERLKISAAALGFSFDRHAARNAIHALGFELETPSRIRLTLSRSGATTVEAAPLPAPLDADNPVSCILLPLPVDPSDWRLAHKTSDRWFYNAGLKAARAKGAQEAIFVREDNLVTEGCFTNLFVERDGVLLTPPTTHGLLGGVLRRSLIEEGKAREADLTPDDLAEGFLIGNGLRGLMRARLLDS, from the coding sequence ATGCCTGCCAATCAGCCCTTCGACCGCAACGCGCCCTTTGTTCTGCTCGACGATGCCAAAAGTCAGGGCGCTGGCCCCGCGCGGCTTTACAGCAAGCCCTATGAGGTGGTGATCGCCCGCAACGCGGATGAGGTCACCCCCGCCCTCGCCCGGCTGGAGGCGCTGCGACAGGAGGGCGCGGCGCTGGCCGGTTACGCCGCCTATGAGGCCGGGCTGGCGCTGGAACCGCGCCTTGCCGCCCAGACGCAAAGGCGCAGCGGCGGTGAAGGGCCCTTGCTGTGGTTCGGCGCTTTCGTGGGCTGGCAGGAGATCGCCGCGCCGGATGTGCCCGCATGGCTGGCCGCTCAGGCCCGTGATGAGCGCAGCACCATCGGGCCGATGGCGCCCGGCATCTCGCCCGGCGCCTATGCGCGGGGCTTTGCGCGGCTGAAGCAGGCGATTGCCGATGGCGACATCTATCAGGCCAATTACACCTTTCCGCTCTATGGCCCATGGCAGGGCGACCCGCTGGCCCTCTATGCGTTGCTGCGCGGCAAGGGCGGCGGGGCCTATGGCGCGCTGATCTTCGATGGCGGCGGCTGGCTGCTGAGCCACTCGCCCGAGCTGTTCTTCACCTGCGACGATGGCTTGCTGACGGCCCGCCCGATGAAGGGCACCCGCCCCCGTGGCGCCACGCCCGAGGACGATGCGGCTCTGCGCGCGGATCTGGCCGGCAGCACCAAGGATCGCGCGGAAAATCTGATGATCCTCGATCTGATGCGCAACGATCTCTCGCGCATCGCCGTGCCGGGCAGCGTGAAAGTGCCCGAGCCCTTCGCCATCGAGAGCTATCCCAGCGTCCACCAGATGGTCTCGGCGATCGAGGCGCGGCTGCTGCCCGATCACAGTCCGATCGATGTGCTGCGCGCCCTCTTCCCCTGCGGATCGGTGACCGGCGCGCCGAAAATCCGCGCCATGGAACTGATCGAGGCGGTCGAGCCCTCACCCCGCGGTGTCTATTGCGGCGCCATCGGCCATATCGATCCGGCAGTTTCCGTGGCGCCGGGGGCGCGAAACAAGGAACGCACTGGCCGCGCCGCCTTCAATGTGGCAATCCGGACGCTCCGGCTGACGGGCGAGGATAGCGCTCCGTCGGCCACAGCCCGCCATGGTCGCGCGGTGCTGGGGGTGGGATCGGCGGTGGTGGCCGATTCCGCGCTCTGGAGCGAATGGCGGGAGTGTCTGGTGAAAGGGGGTTTCGTGCATCAGCCGGTCCATGCTGAAACGGGTCATGCAGCGCAGATCGATCTGATCGAGACCATGCGCTTTACCCCCGAGGAGGGCATGGCGCTGCTCGAATTCCATCTCGAACGGCTGAAGATCAGCGCCGCCGCGCTGGGCTTTTCCTTCGACCGCCATGCCGCACGCAACGCCATCCACGCTCTGGGCTTCGAGCTGGAAACCCCCTCGCGCATCCGCCTGACGCTCAGCCGCAGCGGCGCGACCACGGTGGAGGCGGCGCCCCTGCCCGCGCCGCTCGATGCGGACAATCCGGTGAGCTGCATCCTGCTGCCCCTGCCGGTCGATCCCTCCGACTGGCGGCTGGCGCACAAGACCTCGGACCGCTGGTTCTACAATGCCGGGCTGAAAGCGGCGCGCGCGAAAGGCGCCCAGGAGGCGATTTTTGTCCGTGAAGACAATCTTGTAACCGAAGGCTGCTTCACCAACCTGTTCGTCGAGCGCGATGGCGTTCTGCTGACCCCGCCCACCACACATGGCCTGCTGGGCGGCGTGCTGCGCCGCTCGCTGATCGAGGAGGGCAAGGCGCGCGAGGCCGATCTCACCCCCGATGACCTTGCGGAAGGCTTCCTGATCGGCAATGGGCTGCGCGGGCTGATGCGCGCCCGACTTCTGGATTCATGA
- the arfB gene encoding alternative ribosome rescue aminoacyl-tRNA hydrolase ArfB, protein MTSSEVEGAINRAFAAVSESFITATGPGGQNVNKVATAVQLRVSIYALRLPPLVFARMKELAGSRLTDAGEILLVARRFRTQESNRSDARERLAELIREAFKLPEKRVKSRLNRVGKTARLEGKKIRGAVKAGRGKVSFD, encoded by the coding sequence GTGACCTCCAGCGAGGTCGAAGGCGCCATCAACCGCGCCTTCGCCGCCGTCAGCGAGAGCTTTATCACCGCCACCGGGCCAGGTGGGCAGAATGTCAACAAGGTGGCCACGGCGGTCCAGCTGCGCGTGAGCATCTATGCGCTGCGCCTGCCGCCGCTGGTCTTTGCGCGCATGAAGGAACTGGCCGGATCGCGCCTGACCGATGCGGGGGAGATCCTTTTGGTCGCGCGCCGGTTCCGCACGCAGGAATCCAATCGTTCCGATGCGCGGGAAAGGCTGGCAGAGCTGATCCGTGAAGCCTTCAAACTCCCCGAAAAGCGCGTGAAGAGCCGGTTAAACCGGGTCGGAAAAACGGCGCGGCTTGAGGGCAAGAAGATTCGTGGGGCGGTGAAGGCAGGCCGGGGGAAGGTTTCCTTCGATTGA